A region from the uncultured Stenotrophomonas sp. genome encodes:
- a CDS encoding Transcriptional regulator, TetR family has product MSSQRSTSPAAKATARGAGPGRPKDLGKRAAILDAAKEMFIELGFNGVSMDGIAARAGVSKLTVYSHFGDKETLFTEAIQAKCVEMMPDELFVTDSEGPLRDQLLGIGHAFFALIGSDAAIATQRMMLTPDTDDRIRQMFWQAGPQRTTSALAEFLGARVARGELAIDDLQLAARQFFCLIKGELHTHMMCGLCQAPDQHDTDTHIATSVDFFIRACAPRP; this is encoded by the coding sequence ATGTCTTCGCAGCGCTCCACCTCCCCTGCCGCAAAGGCCACCGCGCGTGGCGCCGGCCCCGGCCGCCCCAAGGACCTGGGCAAGCGCGCCGCGATCCTGGACGCGGCCAAGGAAATGTTCATCGAACTGGGCTTCAACGGCGTGAGCATGGACGGCATCGCCGCCCGCGCCGGCGTCTCCAAGCTCACCGTGTACAGCCACTTCGGCGACAAGGAAACGCTGTTCACCGAGGCCATCCAGGCCAAGTGCGTGGAAATGATGCCCGACGAGCTGTTCGTCACCGACAGCGAAGGCCCGCTGCGCGACCAGTTGCTGGGCATCGGCCATGCCTTCTTCGCCCTGATCGGCAGCGACGCGGCCATCGCCACCCAGCGCATGATGCTGACCCCGGACACCGACGACCGCATCCGCCAGATGTTCTGGCAGGCCGGCCCGCAGCGCACGACGTCCGCGTTGGCCGAGTTCCTCGGCGCGCGCGTGGCCCGCGGCGAGCTGGCCATCGACGACCTGCAGCTGGCCGCGCGCCAGTTCTTCTGCCTGATCAAGGGCGAACTGCACACCCATATGATGTGCGGGCTGTGCCAGGCACCGGACCAGCACGACACCGACACCCACATCGCCACCAGCGTCGATTTCTTCATCCGTGCCTGTGCGCCCCGCCCGTAA
- a CDS encoding Efflux transporter, RND family, MFP subunit — MNTARWIGTALLTTLLAACGKPETPPAAAVPVLVVHPGGGDVAATTYPGEVRAREEAALSFRVGGNLLRRHVDAGQRVKKGQLLAELDVADYALQARAAQAQYAAAEADLVRARDDQRRYAALAEQQLVSRSALDAQNAALKAAQGQADAARSNLDVARNQAGYAQLRAPADGVIASRQAEAGQVVAAGQPVYTLAADGAREVAIALPESGIRDFAVGQAVEVELWNQPGRRWPGTIREIAPAADAQARTYATRVSLAAEALDAVELGQSARVFVAHAKGDALSVPLAAVQPGTSQRQAGVWVVDPAKSTVHLREVALGAYGADSVPVLSGLKAGDWVVAAGGHLLRDGQPVMAVDRRNRPALKPAVSATDKE; from the coding sequence ATGAACACTGCTCGATGGATTGGCACCGCCCTGCTGACGACGCTGCTGGCCGCCTGCGGCAAGCCGGAAACCCCTCCCGCCGCTGCCGTCCCGGTATTGGTCGTCCACCCCGGCGGTGGCGACGTCGCTGCCACCACCTATCCCGGCGAGGTGCGGGCGCGCGAGGAAGCGGCATTGTCGTTCCGCGTCGGCGGCAACCTGTTGCGGCGCCATGTCGATGCCGGGCAGCGGGTGAAGAAGGGCCAATTGCTGGCCGAACTGGACGTGGCCGACTACGCCCTGCAGGCGCGCGCGGCGCAGGCGCAGTACGCCGCCGCCGAGGCCGACCTGGTACGGGCCCGCGACGACCAGAGGCGCTACGCCGCGCTGGCCGAGCAGCAACTGGTCAGCCGCTCTGCGCTGGATGCACAGAACGCCGCGCTGAAAGCCGCGCAAGGGCAGGCTGACGCGGCCCGCTCCAACCTCGATGTCGCCCGCAACCAGGCTGGCTACGCGCAACTGCGCGCGCCGGCCGACGGGGTGATCGCCAGCCGCCAGGCCGAGGCCGGGCAGGTGGTCGCCGCTGGCCAGCCGGTCTACACGCTGGCCGCCGACGGCGCCCGCGAGGTCGCCATCGCGCTGCCGGAGAGCGGCATCCGCGACTTCGCGGTGGGGCAGGCGGTGGAAGTGGAGTTGTGGAACCAGCCGGGCAGGCGCTGGCCTGGCACGATCCGCGAGATCGCCCCGGCCGCCGACGCGCAGGCGCGCACCTACGCCACCCGCGTGAGCCTGGCGGCCGAAGCGCTGGATGCGGTGGAGCTGGGGCAGAGCGCGCGGGTGTTCGTCGCCCACGCCAAGGGCGACGCGTTGAGCGTGCCGCTGGCGGCGGTGCAGCCGGGCACGTCGCAACGGCAGGCCGGCGTGTGGGTCGTGGATCCGGCCAAGAGCACGGTGCACCTGCGCGAAGTGGCGCTGGGCGCCTATGGCGCGGACAGCGTGCCGGTGCTGTCGGGGCTGAAGGCCGGCGACTGGGTGGTCGCCGCCGGTGGCCACCTGCTGCGCGACGGCCAGCCGGTGATGGCGGTGGATCGCCGGAACCGGCCCGCGCTGAAGCCGGCTGTGTCTGCCACGGACAAGGAGTAA
- a CDS encoding Protein-L-isoaspartate O-methyltransferase: MAGPLRPNDEISMTIDYSHARETMVEQQVRPWDVLDLRVLDVLARLPREAFVAESHKALAYADIELPLGHGQKMMKPVVEGRMLQALDLQPGDEVLEIGTGSGFISACLGELAREVLSLEIQPELAERARRNLDAARLGTNVRIEVADALQWQNPRQFDAICVTAAVDTLPAQWLQWLRPGGRLFVVRGHSPVMEAVLVKADGSIESLFETDIDYLRGAAPAPQFHL, from the coding sequence ATGGCCGGCCCACTGCGCCCGAACGACGAGATTTCCATGACGATCGATTATTCCCACGCCCGCGAAACGATGGTCGAGCAGCAGGTGCGTCCCTGGGACGTGCTGGACCTGCGCGTGCTGGACGTATTGGCGCGGCTGCCGCGCGAAGCCTTCGTGGCCGAGTCGCACAAGGCGCTGGCCTATGCCGACATCGAGCTGCCGCTGGGCCACGGCCAGAAGATGATGAAGCCGGTGGTCGAAGGCCGCATGCTGCAGGCGCTGGACCTGCAGCCGGGCGACGAGGTACTGGAAATCGGCACCGGCAGCGGCTTCATCAGCGCCTGCCTCGGCGAGCTGGCCCGTGAAGTATTGAGCCTGGAAATCCAGCCGGAGCTGGCCGAACGCGCACGCCGCAACCTCGACGCCGCCCGGCTCGGCACCAACGTGCGCATCGAAGTGGCCGACGCCCTGCAGTGGCAGAACCCGCGCCAGTTCGACGCCATCTGCGTCACCGCCGCTGTGGACACGCTGCCGGCGCAGTGGCTGCAGTGGCTGCGCCCCGGCGGCCGCCTGTTCGTGGTGCGCGGCCATTCGCCGGTGATGGAAGCGGTGCTGGTCAAGGCCGACGGCAGCATCGAATCCCTGTTCGAAACCGACATCGACTATCTGCGCGGCGCCGCTCCGGCCCCGCAGTTCCACCTCTGA
- the htrB gene encoding Lipid A biosynthesis lauroyl acyltransferase, with product MSDSPTTVTRPSPWQPRHWPTFAGLGVAMLAARLPWLLQRALGRGIGWLALHLARTRRRAAEVNLRLCFPEQDEAWRQRLLRDSFDALGVGIFEFARAWWGSIDAIRPQVRLEGLEHLHALQAEGRGVLLVSGHFMTLEMCGRLLCDHVPLAGMYRRYRNPVTEWAVKRGRLRYACAMFANEDIRASVRHLKKGGLLWYAPDQDMRGKESVFVPFFGMPASTITATHQLARLTGCAVVPYFHRREGDRYVLRIAPPLADFPGDDAVADTARVNAAIEDMVREAPAQYLWIHRRFKRQPEGRSRFYEARSE from the coding sequence ATGTCCGATTCACCCACAACCGTCACCCGCCCCTCGCCCTGGCAGCCACGTCATTGGCCGACCTTCGCCGGGCTCGGCGTCGCGATGCTGGCCGCGCGCCTGCCGTGGCTGCTGCAACGCGCGCTCGGCCGCGGCATCGGCTGGCTTGCCCTGCACCTGGCGCGCACCCGGCGGCGGGCGGCGGAAGTGAACCTGAGGCTGTGTTTCCCGGAACAGGATGAAGCCTGGCGGCAACGGCTGCTGCGCGACAGCTTCGACGCGCTGGGCGTGGGCATCTTCGAATTCGCCCGCGCCTGGTGGGGCAGCATCGATGCAATCCGCCCGCAGGTGCGACTGGAAGGATTGGAGCACCTGCATGCCCTGCAAGCCGAAGGGCGCGGCGTGCTGCTGGTCTCCGGCCACTTCATGACGCTGGAAATGTGCGGACGCCTGCTGTGCGACCACGTGCCACTGGCCGGCATGTATCGCCGCTACCGCAACCCGGTGACCGAGTGGGCGGTGAAGCGCGGGCGCCTGCGTTATGCCTGCGCGATGTTCGCCAACGAGGACATCCGCGCCAGCGTGCGCCACCTCAAGAAAGGTGGATTGCTGTGGTATGCGCCCGATCAGGATATGCGCGGCAAGGAATCGGTGTTCGTGCCGTTCTTCGGCATGCCCGCCTCCACCATCACCGCCACCCACCAGCTCGCACGCCTGACCGGCTGCGCGGTGGTGCCGTATTTCCACCGTCGCGAAGGCGACCGCTACGTGCTGAGGATCGCGCCGCCGCTGGCGGATTTCCCCGGCGACGACGCCGTGGCCGATACCGCCCGCGTCAATGCCGCCATCGAAGACATGGTGCGCGAAGCCCCCGCGCAATACCTGTGGATCCATCGGCGCTTCAAGCGCCAACCGGAAGGGCGCAGCCGGTTCTATGAGGCCAGGAGTGAGTGA
- the tolC gene encoding TolC protein, with the protein MIRRSLALALAVALAPQAANAADLMQVYEMARNGDPQLSAAESNRLYTKEGQVQARAALLPSLNGEASLTRSRAEADHTQNTGSIESRRRNYSIQGSQTLFNWSQFANLRAQRDVSKAADFTLDSANDELIVRTATTYFNVLVAIESLGAAQTNEAAAKKQFDYADKRLEVGLAPITDVHEARAQYDQARADTILARNALEDAYQALTELTGQPVRDMRGLPEDFRPELPANRANVDQLVADAITRNPALKAQELQVSAAEASVSAARGGHYPTLSLGGSWGKSATWGDSVGSGSLSPDARSNSIGLTLSVPIFAGGATQSQVRQALAQRDITQDTYEQQKRALDRNTRNAYQTLVAGISEVEARRLAVVSAQSAYDASQVGLEVGTRTVLDVVQNQRTLFQAQLNYAQSRYNFLLSRLQLSQAVGDLEISEVQDINRLLTQNAEARLVPDSSAQ; encoded by the coding sequence ATGATCCGCCGATCCCTCGCCCTTGCGCTGGCTGTCGCCCTTGCCCCCCAGGCCGCCAACGCCGCCGACCTGATGCAGGTCTACGAAATGGCCCGCAACGGCGACCCGCAGCTGTCCGCAGCCGAATCCAACCGGCTGTACACCAAGGAAGGCCAGGTGCAGGCGCGTGCCGCACTGCTGCCCTCGCTCAACGGCGAAGCCTCGCTGACCCGTTCCCGCGCCGAGGCCGACCACACCCAGAACACCGGCTCGATCGAATCGCGCCGCCGCAACTACAGCATCCAGGGCAGCCAGACGCTGTTCAACTGGAGCCAGTTCGCCAACCTGCGCGCGCAGCGTGACGTCAGCAAGGCCGCGGATTTCACCCTCGACTCGGCCAACGACGAGCTGATCGTGCGTACCGCCACCACCTACTTCAACGTGCTGGTGGCGATCGAATCGCTCGGCGCCGCGCAGACCAACGAGGCGGCCGCCAAGAAGCAGTTCGACTACGCCGACAAGCGCCTGGAAGTGGGCCTGGCCCCGATCACCGACGTGCACGAAGCGCGCGCCCAGTACGACCAGGCCCGCGCCGACACCATCCTGGCCCGCAATGCGCTGGAAGACGCCTATCAGGCCCTGACCGAATTGACCGGCCAACCGGTGCGCGACATGCGCGGCCTGCCGGAGGACTTCCGCCCGGAATTGCCGGCCAACCGCGCCAACGTCGACCAGCTGGTCGCCGACGCCATCACCCGCAACCCGGCGCTGAAGGCGCAGGAACTGCAGGTCAGCGCCGCCGAGGCCAGCGTCTCGGCCGCCCGCGGCGGCCACTACCCGACCCTGTCGCTGGGCGGCAGCTGGGGCAAGAGCGCGACCTGGGGCGACAGCGTCGGCAGCGGCTCGCTGAGCCCGGATGCACGCAGCAACAGCATCGGCCTGACCCTGAGCGTGCCGATCTTCGCCGGTGGCGCCACCCAGTCGCAGGTGCGGCAGGCGCTGGCCCAGCGCGACATCACCCAGGACACCTACGAACAGCAGAAGCGCGCGCTGGACCGCAATACCCGCAACGCCTACCAGACGCTGGTGGCCGGCATCAGCGAAGTGGAAGCGCGCCGCCTGGCGGTGGTTTCCGCGCAGAGCGCCTACGACGCCTCGCAGGTGGGCCTGGAAGTCGGTACCCGCACCGTGCTGGACGTGGTGCAGAACCAGCGCACCCTGTTCCAGGCGCAGCTGAACTATGCGCAGTCGCGCTACAACTTCCTGCTCAGCCGCCTGCAGCTGAGCCAGGCCGTGGGCGACCTGGAAATCAGCGAAGTGCAGGACATCAACCGCCTGCTCACCCAGAATGCCGAAGCGCGGTTGGTACCGGACAGCAGCGCCCAGTAA
- the kdtA gene encoding 3-deoxy-D-manno-octulosonic-acid transferase (KDO transferase) (Evidence 2a : Function of homologous gene experimentally demonstrated in an other organism; PubMedId : 1447141, 2033061; Product type e : enzyme), whose amino-acid sequence MRKDFTETLLRGLYSAVLYLLLPITVYHLIWRGFRVREYFRRWDERYASYPQSAGEPRVWLHAVSVGEVNAAAPLVNALRERHPEIRWIITTITPTGSQRVRALWGDAVEHVYLPYDVPDSVNRFLGHFRPSLALILETELWPNLLFGCRDRGIPLYILNARLSARSLKGYRLLRPLIARALHGVTCVAAQSREDARRFIALGARPEQVRALGNLKFEIHPPDPAAVLQAFRAHVPSSRKVWIAASTHEGEEQAVIDIHARVLAQHPDALLLWAPRHPERFAKVEALAREQGWHVATRGAQQWPRADTRVFVIDTLGELMQFYACAQVAFVGGSLQAIGGHNLLEPAAMGTAVVTGPHLHNFSEISRRMNEAGALRVLPDADGVAGEVLRLLDDVVVREHMVEAGQQLVTNGRGALERTLSLIEPRLP is encoded by the coding sequence ATGCGCAAGGACTTCACCGAAACCCTGCTGCGCGGCCTGTACTCGGCCGTGCTTTACCTGTTGCTGCCGATCACGGTGTATCACCTGATCTGGCGCGGCTTCCGCGTACGCGAGTATTTCAGGCGCTGGGACGAGCGCTACGCCTCCTACCCGCAGAGTGCGGGCGAGCCGCGGGTGTGGCTGCACGCGGTGTCGGTGGGTGAGGTCAATGCAGCCGCACCGCTGGTCAATGCGTTGCGCGAGCGCCACCCGGAGATTCGCTGGATCATCACCACCATCACCCCGACCGGTTCGCAGCGGGTGCGGGCGTTGTGGGGTGATGCGGTGGAGCATGTCTACCTGCCTTACGACGTGCCCGACAGCGTCAACCGTTTCCTTGGGCACTTCCGGCCGAGCCTGGCGCTGATCCTGGAGACCGAGCTGTGGCCGAACCTGCTGTTCGGTTGCCGCGACCGGGGTATTCCGCTGTACATCCTCAATGCGCGGCTGTCGGCGCGTTCACTGAAGGGGTATCGACTGCTGCGTCCGCTGATCGCCCGTGCCTTGCATGGCGTGACCTGCGTGGCGGCACAGTCGAGGGAAGATGCGCGACGCTTCATCGCGCTGGGCGCGCGGCCGGAACAGGTGCGCGCGCTGGGCAATCTCAAGTTCGAGATCCACCCGCCGGACCCGGCAGCAGTGTTGCAGGCATTCCGCGCGCACGTGCCGTCTTCGCGCAAGGTATGGATCGCTGCCAGCACCCACGAAGGCGAGGAGCAGGCGGTGATCGACATCCATGCGCGGGTATTGGCGCAGCACCCGGACGCGCTGCTGCTGTGGGCGCCGCGGCACCCGGAGCGCTTCGCCAAGGTGGAGGCGTTGGCGCGCGAGCAGGGCTGGCACGTGGCCACGCGCGGCGCGCAGCAGTGGCCAAGGGCCGATACCCGGGTATTCGTGATCGACACGCTGGGCGAGCTGATGCAGTTCTATGCCTGCGCGCAGGTGGCCTTCGTCGGCGGCAGCCTGCAGGCCATCGGCGGACACAACCTGCTGGAGCCGGCGGCGATGGGCACGGCGGTGGTCACCGGGCCGCACCTGCACAACTTCTCCGAGATTTCGCGGCGCATGAACGAGGCCGGTGCATTGCGCGTTCTGCCCGACGCCGATGGCGTGGCCGGCGAGGTGCTGCGGCTGCTGGACGATGTGGTCGTGCGCGAACACATGGTCGAAGCCGGGCAGCAACTGGTCACCAACGGCCGTGGCGCGCTGGAGCGTACGCTGTCATTGATCGAGCCGCGCCTGCCGTAA